The Mauremys reevesii isolate NIE-2019 unplaced genomic scaffold, ASM1616193v1 Contig1, whole genome shotgun sequence genome includes a region encoding these proteins:
- the LOC120392438 gene encoding uncharacterized protein LOC120392438 isoform X2, whose amino-acid sequence MPSLGPVCSTVPVCDSWGDSQPVESMGRLPAPSIICFIIFIVPSIAAGLGVQQLPPTASVPAGGSVTLSCTFHSRNQTGTQVTWARGSREAVVLDPAHPFYQGRLAQSQRDQQGRAEATVTLSELMERDSGLYHCYITYPQGEQAKGTGTTLTVMGTAVAEIPAGCKRALVPNLGASGQKPAGLRVSQEPRSLHATAGENVTLSCTFQNRNGSRAKIIWLRGSAEDLELDSNHPFYRGRLRVSRMDEHRQGKATLTLAELQERDSGLYQCCIELDRGETGMGGGTELRVMGRHQSATGAPAGRELCRDSGPLVYRAVISLSLVVLFSLGIILSLRPWNGVPVDPAVGAGSKPRPAPGQMSLI is encoded by the exons ATGCCGTCCCTGGGTCCCGTCTGCTCAACAGTCCCGGTCTGTGACTCCTGGGGCGACTCCCAGCCCGTGGAGAGCATGGGGCGGCTGCCGGCCCCTAGCATCATCTGCTTCATCATCTTCATCGTCCCCTCCATAGCAGCTG GTCTCGGGGTTCAGCAGCTGCCCCCCACGGCGAGCGTCCCAGCCGGGGGCAGCGTCACCCTGAGCTGCACCTTCCATAGCCGCAACCAGACCGGGACACAAGTCACCTGGGCCAGGGGCTCCCGGGAGGCCGTCGTGCTGGATCCCGCCCACCCCTTCTACCAGGGGCGGCTGGCCCAGAGCCAGCGGGACCAGCAGGGCCGGGCGGAGGCCACGGTGACCCTGTCGGAGCTGATGGAGAGGGACTCGGGTCTCTACCACTGCTACATCACGTACCCGCAGGGCGAGCAGGCGAAGGGCACCGGGACCACCCTGACTGTGATGGGCACAG CTGTTGCAGAAATTCCAGCCGGCTGCAAGAGAGCGCTGGTCCCAAATCTCGGAGCGTCCGGCCAGAAACCGG CTGGTCTGAGAGTTTCTCAGGAGCCCAGGTCCCTCCACGCCACAGCCGGGGAGAACGTGACCCTGAGCTGCACCTTCCAGAACAGAAACGGCAGCAGAGCCAAGATAATTTGGCTCAGGGGATCCGCAGAGGATCTGGAGCTGGATTCTAACCACCCCTTCTACCGGGGGCGGCTCCGTGTGTCCAGGATGGACGAGCACAGACAGGGGAAGGCGACGCTGACCCTGGCTGAGCTGCAGGAGCGGGACTCTGGCCTCTATCAGTGCTGCATCGAACTCGACCGTGGGGAGacagggatgggaggaggcacCGAGCTGAGAGTGATGGGGAGACACCAGAGTGCGACTG GGGCTCCAGCGGGACGTGAGCTCTGTCGGGACTCGGGGCCCCTCGTTTACCGAGCCGTCATCTCCCTGTCGCTCGTCGTTCTCTTCTCCCTGGGAATCATCCTCAGCCTGCGGCCTTGGAATG GTGTCCCCGTGGATCCCGCGGTGGGTGCTGGCTCCAAGCCGCGCCCGGCACCGGGCCAGATGTCTCTGATTTAG
- the GPANK1 gene encoding G patch domain and ankyrin repeat-containing protein 1 isoform X1 yields MNHGPQLITFTRAREQSDCWKDGHLQKQVGSPANRREKEGDGEGEDARSFYESLLASGKSSSLPRKRKAPLRRSRVLEPPIARPEQTDPRRGNLLLRSAQEGDMGTLRRLLEKEGCDVNYRDGYYWTAVMCAAYAGQGEAVRYLLTRGAAWVGVCESQGRDAVDLAEEAGHQDVVRILQERETAQPEERMASRRTPVERKYCTVCQTHYSEDSVELHERSTAHLFNRRDPLPPTRYHIPESNVGFQLMVKGGWDCETGLGPEGTGRKFPVQTVLKRDQKGLGFRSDLRPKVTHFNANDPSAVARPKKQPRTERAATVGKREARRREAKAKAWERDLRTYMNLDL; encoded by the exons ATGAACCACGGCCCCCAGCTCATCACCTTCACCCGTGCCCGGGAGCAGTCGGACTGCTGGAAGGATGGGCACCTCCAGAAACAGGTCGGCTCCCCTGCCAACCGCCGGGAAAAGGAGGGGGACGGGGAGGGCGAGGACGCCCGAAGCTTCTACGAGAGTCTCCTGGCCTCGGGCAAGAGCTCCAGCCTCCCACGGAAACGCAAGGCTCCACTGAGGCGCTCCAGGGTGCTTGAGCCACCCATCGCCCGGCCAGAGCAGACGGACCCTCGTAGAGGGAACCTCCTGCTGAGATCGGCCCAGGAGGGTGACATGGGAACCCTGCGGcggctgctggagaaggaggggtGTGATGTGAACTACCGGGATGGTTACTACTGGACGGCGGTGATGTGTGCCGCTTACGCAGGCCAGGGGGAGGCCGTGAGGTACCTGCTGACCCGGGGAGCCGCATGGGTGGGAGTGTGCGAGTCGCAGGGGCGGGACGCGGTGGACTTAGCCGAGGAAGCCGGGCACCAGGACGTGGTGAGGATCCTTCAGGAGCGTGAAACGGCTCAGCCAGAGGAGAGGATGGCCAG CAGGAGGACTCCAGTGGAGAGGAAATACTGCACCGTGTGCCAGACACATTACAGCGAAGACAGCGTGGAGCTCCACGAACGCTCCACAGCCCACCTCTTCAACCGGCGCGACCCGCTCCCTCCAACCCGCTACCACATCCCCGAGAGCAACGTCGGCTTCCAGCTCATGGTCAAGGGGGGCTGGGACTGCGAGACCGGGCTGGGGCCTGAGGGCACCGGCCGTAAATTCCCCGTCCAGACTGTCCTCAAGAGGGACCAGAAGGGCCTGGGTTTCCGTAGCGACCTCCGGCCCAAGGTCACCCACTTCAACGCCAATGACCCCAGTGCCGTGGCACGGCCCAAGAAGCAGCCTAGGACGGAACGGGCAGCTACAGTGGGGAAGAGAGAGGCCCGTCGCAGAGAGGCCAAAGCAAAGGCCTGGGAGCGTGACCTCCGCACCTACATGAACCTTGACCTTTGA
- the GPANK1 gene encoding G patch domain and ankyrin repeat-containing protein 1 isoform X2 has protein sequence MNHGPQLITFTRAREQSDCWKDGHLQKQVGSPANRREKEGDGEGEDARSFYESLLASGKSSSLPRKRKAPLRRSRVLEPPIARPEQTDPRRGNLLLRSAQEGDMGTLRRLLEKEGCDVNYRDGYYWTAVMCAAYAGQGEAVRYLLTRGAAWVGVCESQGRDAVDLAEEAGHQDVVRILQERETAQPEERMARRTPVERKYCTVCQTHYSEDSVELHERSTAHLFNRRDPLPPTRYHIPESNVGFQLMVKGGWDCETGLGPEGTGRKFPVQTVLKRDQKGLGFRSDLRPKVTHFNANDPSAVARPKKQPRTERAATVGKREARRREAKAKAWERDLRTYMNLDL, from the exons ATGAACCACGGCCCCCAGCTCATCACCTTCACCCGTGCCCGGGAGCAGTCGGACTGCTGGAAGGATGGGCACCTCCAGAAACAGGTCGGCTCCCCTGCCAACCGCCGGGAAAAGGAGGGGGACGGGGAGGGCGAGGACGCCCGAAGCTTCTACGAGAGTCTCCTGGCCTCGGGCAAGAGCTCCAGCCTCCCACGGAAACGCAAGGCTCCACTGAGGCGCTCCAGGGTGCTTGAGCCACCCATCGCCCGGCCAGAGCAGACGGACCCTCGTAGAGGGAACCTCCTGCTGAGATCGGCCCAGGAGGGTGACATGGGAACCCTGCGGcggctgctggagaaggaggggtGTGATGTGAACTACCGGGATGGTTACTACTGGACGGCGGTGATGTGTGCCGCTTACGCAGGCCAGGGGGAGGCCGTGAGGTACCTGCTGACCCGGGGAGCCGCATGGGTGGGAGTGTGCGAGTCGCAGGGGCGGGACGCGGTGGACTTAGCCGAGGAAGCCGGGCACCAGGACGTGGTGAGGATCCTTCAGGAGCGTGAAACGGCTCAGCCAGAGGAGAGGATGGCCAG GAGGACTCCAGTGGAGAGGAAATACTGCACCGTGTGCCAGACACATTACAGCGAAGACAGCGTGGAGCTCCACGAACGCTCCACAGCCCACCTCTTCAACCGGCGCGACCCGCTCCCTCCAACCCGCTACCACATCCCCGAGAGCAACGTCGGCTTCCAGCTCATGGTCAAGGGGGGCTGGGACTGCGAGACCGGGCTGGGGCCTGAGGGCACCGGCCGTAAATTCCCCGTCCAGACTGTCCTCAAGAGGGACCAGAAGGGCCTGGGTTTCCGTAGCGACCTCCGGCCCAAGGTCACCCACTTCAACGCCAATGACCCCAGTGCCGTGGCACGGCCCAAGAAGCAGCCTAGGACGGAACGGGCAGCTACAGTGGGGAAGAGAGAGGCCCGTCGCAGAGAGGCCAAAGCAAAGGCCTGGGAGCGTGACCTCCGCACCTACATGAACCTTGACCTTTGA
- the LOC120392440 gene encoding uncharacterized protein LOC120392440 isoform X3 codes for METLVAGEGEAPAQIPGSQEVTGPVGRLIHGWTDRGPYHRQMDGVVEWMERWVDGWKEDFLHIQMHGWLAGWIDRGPYHRQMDRAKDGWMQTGPSPHTDGRDEFLTDRPKALRTDRSIHPAPFHPLPSTSSCQLTFPEDAEAELSGPCGAAQRAGTMEQLQALSPVLCIVLLIPTWTAAVAEIPVGCKREPNPNVGASGQKPDGLRVSQEPKSLNATAGENVTLSCTFQNTNGSRAKVLWFRGSGEDVVLDANHPFYQGRLHVSRLDEIKKGNATLTLSKLDKRDSGLYQCCIEIHKTTGMGGGTNLTVMRRNQSVTEDRKESKQDTSTELTLYRATIALAGVSIIILVTALLLRRRTAASPDTQQQQPAKGHSRAGGNASKDLHYAEITFKAPAHTEYASVRTQRL; via the exons ATGGAAACTCTTGTGGCTGGCGAGGGGGAGGCGCCTGCTCAGATACCAGGCAGCCAGGAGGTCACTGGGCCTGTGGGCAG ACTGATccatggatggacggacagaggGCCCTACCACAGACAGATGGATGGAGTGGTGGAATGGATGGAGCGATGGGTGGACGGATGGAAGGAAGACTTTCTCCACATACAGATGCATGGTTGGTTGGCTGGCTGGATAGACAGAGGACCCTACCACAGACAGATGGACAGAGCaaaggatggatggatgcagaCAGGGCCTTCTCCGCATACAGATGGCCGGGATGAATTTCTGACAGACAGACCAAAGGCGCTGAGGACGGATCGATCCATCCATCCTGCCCCGTTCCACCCTCTTCCATCCACCTCCTCCTGCCA ACTGACGTTTCCGGAGGATGCTGAGGCTGAGCTGAGCGGGCCCTGCGGAGCCGCCCAGAGAGCAGGGACAATGGAGCAGCTgcaagccctgagccccgtcctctGCATTGTCCTCCTCATCCCTACCTGGACAGCAG CTGTCGCAGAAATTCCAGTTGGTTGCAAGAGAGAGCCGAACCCAAATGTGGGAGCATCCGGCCAGAAACCAG ACGGTCTGCGAGTTTCTCAGGAGCCCAAGTCCCTCAacgccacagctggggagaacgTGACCCTGAGCTGCACCTTCCAGAACACAAATGGCAGCAGAGCCAAGGTGCTTTGGTTCAGGGGCTCTGGAGAAGACGTGGTGCTGGATGCTAACCACCCCTTCTACCAGGGGCGACTCCATGTGTCCAGGCTGGATGAGATCAAAAAGGGAAACGCGACACTGACCCTGTCTAAACTGGACAAGAGAGACTCTGGCCTCTATCAGTGCTGCATCGAAATCCACAAGACAacagggatgggaggaggcacCAATCTAACAGTGATGAGGAGAAACCAGAGTGTGACTG AGGACAGAAAGGAATCGAAGCAGGACACCAGCACAGAACTCACCCTCTACAGAGCCACGATTGCTCTGGCAGGCGTCAGCATCATCATCTTAGTTACCGCCCTCCTGCTGCGCAGACGCACAG CAGCCTCCCCAgacacccagcagcagcagccggcaaAG GGGCACAGCAGAGCTGGTGGTAACGCGAGCAAGGATCTGCACTACGCCGAGATCACTTTCAAGGCTCCGGCTCACACAGAATACGCCTCCGTCCGGACCCAGCGGCTCTGA
- the LOC120392438 gene encoding uncharacterized protein LOC120392438 isoform X3, with product MERDSGLYHCYITYPQGEQAKGTGTTLTVMGTAVAEIPAGCKRALVPNLGASGQKPAGLRVSQEPRSLHATAGENVTLSCTFQNRNGSRAKIIWLRGSAEDLELDSNHPFYRGRLRVSRMDEHRQGKATLTLAELQERDSGLYQCCIELDRGETGMGGGTELRVMGRHQSATGAPAGRELCRDSGPLVYRAVISLSLVVLFSLGIILSLRPWNGTGSTRVPPSLPVPNGYMASLCVLVTSPCPTPEPAASQHYASDPHVTSSCPTPEPATSQHYASDPHVTSSCPTPEPAASQHCVRDPHVTS from the exons ATGGAGAGGGACTCGGGTCTCTACCACTGCTACATCACGTACCCGCAGGGCGAGCAGGCGAAGGGCACCGGGACCACCCTGACTGTGATGGGCACAG CTGTTGCAGAAATTCCAGCCGGCTGCAAGAGAGCGCTGGTCCCAAATCTCGGAGCGTCCGGCCAGAAACCGG CTGGTCTGAGAGTTTCTCAGGAGCCCAGGTCCCTCCACGCCACAGCCGGGGAGAACGTGACCCTGAGCTGCACCTTCCAGAACAGAAACGGCAGCAGAGCCAAGATAATTTGGCTCAGGGGATCCGCAGAGGATCTGGAGCTGGATTCTAACCACCCCTTCTACCGGGGGCGGCTCCGTGTGTCCAGGATGGACGAGCACAGACAGGGGAAGGCGACGCTGACCCTGGCTGAGCTGCAGGAGCGGGACTCTGGCCTCTATCAGTGCTGCATCGAACTCGACCGTGGGGAGacagggatgggaggaggcacCGAGCTGAGAGTGATGGGGAGACACCAGAGTGCGACTG GGGCTCCAGCGGGACGTGAGCTCTGTCGGGACTCGGGGCCCCTCGTTTACCGAGCCGTCATCTCCCTGTCGCTCGTCGTTCTCTTCTCCCTGGGAATCATCCTCAGCCTGCGGCCTTGGAATGGTACCGGCTCCACACGGGTTCcgccttcacttcctgtcccaaacggTTACATGGCATCATTATGCGTGCTGgtaaccagcccctgccccaccccagagccagctgcttctCAGCACTATGCGAGTGATCCCCATGTaaccagctcctgccccaccccagagccagctacTTCTCAGCACTATGCGAGTGATCCCCATGTaaccagctcctgccccaccccagagccagctgcttctCAGCACTGTGTGAGGGATCCCCATGTAACCAGCtag
- the LOC120392438 gene encoding uncharacterized protein LOC120392438 isoform X1, which yields MPSLGPVCSTVPVCDSWGDSQPVESMGRLPAPSIICFIIFIVPSIAAGLGVQQLPPTASVPAGGSVTLSCTFHSRNQTGTQVTWARGSREAVVLDPAHPFYQGRLAQSQRDQQGRAEATVTLSELMERDSGLYHCYITYPQGEQAKGTGTTLTVMGTAVAEIPAGCKRALVPNLGASGQKPAGLRVSQEPRSLHATAGENVTLSCTFQNRNGSRAKIIWLRGSAEDLELDSNHPFYRGRLRVSRMDEHRQGKATLTLAELQERDSGLYQCCIELDRGETGMGGGTELRVMGRHQSATGAPAGRELCRDSGPLVYRAVISLSLVVLFSLGIILSLRPWNGTGSTRVPPSLPVPNGYMASLCVLVTSPCPTPEPAASQHYASDPHVTSSCPTPEPATSQHYASDPHVTSSCPTPEPAASQHCVRDPHVTS from the exons ATGCCGTCCCTGGGTCCCGTCTGCTCAACAGTCCCGGTCTGTGACTCCTGGGGCGACTCCCAGCCCGTGGAGAGCATGGGGCGGCTGCCGGCCCCTAGCATCATCTGCTTCATCATCTTCATCGTCCCCTCCATAGCAGCTG GTCTCGGGGTTCAGCAGCTGCCCCCCACGGCGAGCGTCCCAGCCGGGGGCAGCGTCACCCTGAGCTGCACCTTCCATAGCCGCAACCAGACCGGGACACAAGTCACCTGGGCCAGGGGCTCCCGGGAGGCCGTCGTGCTGGATCCCGCCCACCCCTTCTACCAGGGGCGGCTGGCCCAGAGCCAGCGGGACCAGCAGGGCCGGGCGGAGGCCACGGTGACCCTGTCGGAGCTGATGGAGAGGGACTCGGGTCTCTACCACTGCTACATCACGTACCCGCAGGGCGAGCAGGCGAAGGGCACCGGGACCACCCTGACTGTGATGGGCACAG CTGTTGCAGAAATTCCAGCCGGCTGCAAGAGAGCGCTGGTCCCAAATCTCGGAGCGTCCGGCCAGAAACCGG CTGGTCTGAGAGTTTCTCAGGAGCCCAGGTCCCTCCACGCCACAGCCGGGGAGAACGTGACCCTGAGCTGCACCTTCCAGAACAGAAACGGCAGCAGAGCCAAGATAATTTGGCTCAGGGGATCCGCAGAGGATCTGGAGCTGGATTCTAACCACCCCTTCTACCGGGGGCGGCTCCGTGTGTCCAGGATGGACGAGCACAGACAGGGGAAGGCGACGCTGACCCTGGCTGAGCTGCAGGAGCGGGACTCTGGCCTCTATCAGTGCTGCATCGAACTCGACCGTGGGGAGacagggatgggaggaggcacCGAGCTGAGAGTGATGGGGAGACACCAGAGTGCGACTG GGGCTCCAGCGGGACGTGAGCTCTGTCGGGACTCGGGGCCCCTCGTTTACCGAGCCGTCATCTCCCTGTCGCTCGTCGTTCTCTTCTCCCTGGGAATCATCCTCAGCCTGCGGCCTTGGAATGGTACCGGCTCCACACGGGTTCcgccttcacttcctgtcccaaacggTTACATGGCATCATTATGCGTGCTGgtaaccagcccctgccccaccccagagccagctgcttctCAGCACTATGCGAGTGATCCCCATGTaaccagctcctgccccaccccagagccagctacTTCTCAGCACTATGCGAGTGATCCCCATGTaaccagctcctgccccaccccagagccagctgcttctCAGCACTGTGTGAGGGATCCCCATGTAACCAGCtag
- the LOC120392440 gene encoding uncharacterized protein LOC120392440 isoform X1 — METLVAGEGEAPAQIPGSQEVTGPVGSYRLIHGWTDRGPYHRQMDGVVEWMERWVDGWKEDFLHIQMHGWLAGWIDRGPYHRQMDRAKDGWMQTGPSPHTDGRDEFLTDRPKALRTDRSIHPAPFHPLPSTSSCQLTFPEDAEAELSGPCGAAQRAGTMEQLQALSPVLCIVLLIPTWTAAVAEIPVGCKREPNPNVGASGQKPDGLRVSQEPKSLNATAGENVTLSCTFQNTNGSRAKVLWFRGSGEDVVLDANHPFYQGRLHVSRLDEIKKGNATLTLSKLDKRDSGLYQCCIEIHKTTGMGGGTNLTVMRRNQSVTEDRKESKQDTSTELTLYRATIALAGVSIIILVTALLLRRRTAASPDTQQQQPAKGHSRAGGNASKDLHYAEITFKAPAHTEYASVRTQRL; from the exons ATGGAAACTCTTGTGGCTGGCGAGGGGGAGGCGCCTGCTCAGATACCAGGCAGCCAGGAGGTCACTGGGCCTGTGGGCAG CTACAGACTGATccatggatggacggacagaggGCCCTACCACAGACAGATGGATGGAGTGGTGGAATGGATGGAGCGATGGGTGGACGGATGGAAGGAAGACTTTCTCCACATACAGATGCATGGTTGGTTGGCTGGCTGGATAGACAGAGGACCCTACCACAGACAGATGGACAGAGCaaaggatggatggatgcagaCAGGGCCTTCTCCGCATACAGATGGCCGGGATGAATTTCTGACAGACAGACCAAAGGCGCTGAGGACGGATCGATCCATCCATCCTGCCCCGTTCCACCCTCTTCCATCCACCTCCTCCTGCCA ACTGACGTTTCCGGAGGATGCTGAGGCTGAGCTGAGCGGGCCCTGCGGAGCCGCCCAGAGAGCAGGGACAATGGAGCAGCTgcaagccctgagccccgtcctctGCATTGTCCTCCTCATCCCTACCTGGACAGCAG CTGTCGCAGAAATTCCAGTTGGTTGCAAGAGAGAGCCGAACCCAAATGTGGGAGCATCCGGCCAGAAACCAG ACGGTCTGCGAGTTTCTCAGGAGCCCAAGTCCCTCAacgccacagctggggagaacgTGACCCTGAGCTGCACCTTCCAGAACACAAATGGCAGCAGAGCCAAGGTGCTTTGGTTCAGGGGCTCTGGAGAAGACGTGGTGCTGGATGCTAACCACCCCTTCTACCAGGGGCGACTCCATGTGTCCAGGCTGGATGAGATCAAAAAGGGAAACGCGACACTGACCCTGTCTAAACTGGACAAGAGAGACTCTGGCCTCTATCAGTGCTGCATCGAAATCCACAAGACAacagggatgggaggaggcacCAATCTAACAGTGATGAGGAGAAACCAGAGTGTGACTG AGGACAGAAAGGAATCGAAGCAGGACACCAGCACAGAACTCACCCTCTACAGAGCCACGATTGCTCTGGCAGGCGTCAGCATCATCATCTTAGTTACCGCCCTCCTGCTGCGCAGACGCACAG CAGCCTCCCCAgacacccagcagcagcagccggcaaAG GGGCACAGCAGAGCTGGTGGTAACGCGAGCAAGGATCTGCACTACGCCGAGATCACTTTCAAGGCTCCGGCTCACACAGAATACGCCTCCGTCCGGACCCAGCGGCTCTGA
- the LOC120392440 gene encoding uncharacterized protein LOC120392440 isoform X2, which translates to METLVAGEGEAPAQIPGSQEVTGPVGSYRLIHGWTDRGPYHRQMDGVVEWMERWVDGWKEDFLHIQMHGWLAGWIDRGPYHRQMDRAKDGWMQTGPSPHTDGRDEFLTDRPKALRTDRSIHPAPFHPLPSTSSCQLTFPEDAEAELSGPCGAAQRAGTMEQLQALSPVLCIVLLIPTWTAAVAEIPVGCKREPNPNVGASGQKPDGLRVSQEPKSLNATAGENVTLSCTFQNTNGSRAKVLWFRGSGEDVVLDANHPFYQGRLHVSRLDEIKKGNATLTLSKLDKRDSGLYQCCIEIHKTTGMGGGTNLTVMRRNQSVTEDRKESKQDTSTELTLYRATIALAGVSIIILVTALLLRRRTASPDTQQQQPAKGHSRAGGNASKDLHYAEITFKAPAHTEYASVRTQRL; encoded by the exons ATGGAAACTCTTGTGGCTGGCGAGGGGGAGGCGCCTGCTCAGATACCAGGCAGCCAGGAGGTCACTGGGCCTGTGGGCAG CTACAGACTGATccatggatggacggacagaggGCCCTACCACAGACAGATGGATGGAGTGGTGGAATGGATGGAGCGATGGGTGGACGGATGGAAGGAAGACTTTCTCCACATACAGATGCATGGTTGGTTGGCTGGCTGGATAGACAGAGGACCCTACCACAGACAGATGGACAGAGCaaaggatggatggatgcagaCAGGGCCTTCTCCGCATACAGATGGCCGGGATGAATTTCTGACAGACAGACCAAAGGCGCTGAGGACGGATCGATCCATCCATCCTGCCCCGTTCCACCCTCTTCCATCCACCTCCTCCTGCCA ACTGACGTTTCCGGAGGATGCTGAGGCTGAGCTGAGCGGGCCCTGCGGAGCCGCCCAGAGAGCAGGGACAATGGAGCAGCTgcaagccctgagccccgtcctctGCATTGTCCTCCTCATCCCTACCTGGACAGCAG CTGTCGCAGAAATTCCAGTTGGTTGCAAGAGAGAGCCGAACCCAAATGTGGGAGCATCCGGCCAGAAACCAG ACGGTCTGCGAGTTTCTCAGGAGCCCAAGTCCCTCAacgccacagctggggagaacgTGACCCTGAGCTGCACCTTCCAGAACACAAATGGCAGCAGAGCCAAGGTGCTTTGGTTCAGGGGCTCTGGAGAAGACGTGGTGCTGGATGCTAACCACCCCTTCTACCAGGGGCGACTCCATGTGTCCAGGCTGGATGAGATCAAAAAGGGAAACGCGACACTGACCCTGTCTAAACTGGACAAGAGAGACTCTGGCCTCTATCAGTGCTGCATCGAAATCCACAAGACAacagggatgggaggaggcacCAATCTAACAGTGATGAGGAGAAACCAGAGTGTGACTG AGGACAGAAAGGAATCGAAGCAGGACACCAGCACAGAACTCACCCTCTACAGAGCCACGATTGCTCTGGCAGGCGTCAGCATCATCATCTTAGTTACCGCCCTCCTGCTGCGCAGACGCACAG CCTCCCCAgacacccagcagcagcagccggcaaAG GGGCACAGCAGAGCTGGTGGTAACGCGAGCAAGGATCTGCACTACGCCGAGATCACTTTCAAGGCTCCGGCTCACACAGAATACGCCTCCGTCCGGACCCAGCGGCTCTGA